One genomic window of Streptococcus mitis includes the following:
- a CDS encoding carbamoyl phosphate synthase small subunit, translating into MTKRLLVLEDGTVFEGKAFGADIDVTGEIVFNTGMTGYQESITDQSYNGQILTFTYPLVGNYGINRDDYESIIPTCKGVVVFEEARRASNWRNQMTLDEFLKAKKIPGISGIDTRALTKIIRKHGTMRATLTHVGDSMDHVTDQLQATVLPTDNIKQVSTKTSYPAPGVGLSVVLVDFGLKHSILRELSKRNCNVTVVPYTTTAEEILHLNPDGVMLSNGPGNPEDVPQALDMIRGVQGKIPIFGICMGHQLFAMANGAKTYKMKFGHRGFNHAVREIATGRVDFTSQNHGYAVSREDLPEHLIITHEEINDKSVEGVRHRYQPAFSVQYHPDAAPGPHDASYLFDEFIEMMEAFKQSN; encoded by the coding sequence ATGACAAAAAGACTTCTAGTATTAGAAGATGGAACAGTTTTTGAAGGCAAGGCCTTCGGAGCAGATATTGATGTAACAGGCGAAATCGTCTTTAATACAGGCATGACCGGATACCAAGAATCCATTACAGACCAGTCTTATAATGGGCAAATCTTGACCTTTACCTATCCATTGGTAGGAAATTACGGAATTAACCGTGATGACTATGAATCCATTATTCCTACTTGTAAGGGGGTTGTTGTTTTCGAAGAAGCACGTAGAGCAAGCAACTGGCGCAATCAAATGACCTTGGATGAATTTTTGAAAGCCAAGAAAATTCCTGGTATTTCAGGGATTGATACGCGTGCCCTTACCAAGATTATCCGTAAGCATGGTACTATGCGTGCAACTCTGACCCATGTTGGAGATAGCATGGATCATGTGACTGACCAGCTCCAGGCAACGGTATTGCCGACAGACAATATTAAGCAGGTTTCTACTAAAACATCCTATCCAGCTCCAGGAGTTGGTTTGAGCGTGGTGTTAGTGGACTTTGGCCTCAAGCACTCAATCCTACGTGAACTTTCGAAGCGCAACTGTAATGTGACCGTGGTTCCATACACGACAACGGCAGAAGAAATTCTTCATCTTAATCCTGACGGAGTTATGTTGTCAAATGGGCCAGGTAACCCAGAAGACGTTCCCCAAGCACTTGACATGATTCGCGGTGTGCAAGGAAAAATTCCAATCTTTGGTATTTGTATGGGGCATCAACTCTTTGCAATGGCAAATGGTGCTAAGACCTACAAGATGAAATTTGGACACCGTGGATTCAACCATGCGGTACGCGAAATTGCTACAGGACGTGTGGATTTTACAAGTCAAAACCATGGTTATGCAGTTAGCCGTGAGGATTTGCCAGAACACTTGATTATCACCCACGAAGAAATCAATGACAAGTCAGTTGAAGGCGTGCGTCACAGATACCAACCTGCTTTCTCTGTCCAATACCATCCAGATGCGGCCCCTGGTCCACACGACGCTAGCTACCTATTTGATGAGTTTATAGAGATGATGGAAGCTTTTAAACAATCAAACTAA
- a CDS encoding aspartate carbamoyltransferase catalytic subunit, whose amino-acid sequence MSENQQALNHVVSMEDLTVDQVMKLIKRGIEFKNGAQLPYEDHPIVSNLFFEDSTRTHKSFEVAEIKLGLERLDFDVKTSSVNKGETLYDTILTLSALGVDVCVIRHPEVDYYRELIASPTITTSIINGGDGSGQHPSQSLLDLMTIYEEFGHFEGLKVAIAGDLDHSRVAKSNMQILKRLGAELYFAGPEEWRSQEFADYGQFVTIDEIIDQVDVMMFLRVQHERHDSGAVFSKEDYHAQHGLTQERYDRLKETAILMHPAPVNRDVEIADHLVEAPKSRIVQQMTNGVFVRMAILESVLASRNAN is encoded by the coding sequence ATGTCAGAAAATCAACAAGCATTGAACCATGTGGTGTCCATGGAAGACCTCACTGTCGATCAAGTCATGAAATTGATCAAGCGAGGAATTGAGTTTAAAAACGGAGCTCAGCTTCCCTATGAAGACCATCCGATTGTTTCCAATCTTTTCTTTGAGGATTCTACACGGACGCATAAGTCCTTTGAAGTGGCAGAGATTAAACTGGGGCTGGAACGACTTGACTTTGATGTGAAGACCAGCTCGGTCAATAAGGGTGAAACACTTTATGATACTATCTTGACTCTGTCTGCCTTAGGAGTGGATGTCTGTGTGATTCGCCACCCAGAGGTCGACTACTACAGAGAGTTGATTGCTAGTCCGACGATTACGACTTCCATCATCAATGGTGGAGATGGTTCGGGACAACATCCTAGCCAGAGCTTGCTTGATTTGATGACCATTTATGAGGAATTTGGTCACTTTGAGGGGCTCAAGGTTGCTATTGCAGGTGACTTGGACCACTCACGCGTTGCCAAATCCAATATGCAGATTTTGAAACGCTTGGGAGCTGAACTTTACTTTGCTGGACCTGAGGAATGGAGAAGTCAAGAGTTTGCAGACTATGGACAGTTTGTAACCATTGATGAAATCATTGATCAGGTGGATGTCATGATGTTTCTCCGTGTGCAACATGAACGCCATGATAGTGGAGCTGTATTTTCAAAAGAAGACTACCATGCCCAACATGGCCTGACTCAAGAACGTTATGACCGTTTGAAAGAAACAGCAATCCTTATGCACCCAGCTCCAGTCAATCGTGATGTAGAAATCGCAGATCACTTGGTTGAAGCACCAAAATCACGGATTGTCCAACAAATGACCAATGGTGTCTTTGTTCGAATGGCAATCTTAGAATCCGTACTGGCGAGTAGAAACGCCAACTAA
- the nth gene encoding endonuclease III: protein MVLSKKRARKVLEEIIALFPDAKPSLDFTNHFELLVAVMLSAQTTDAAVNKATPGLFAAFPTPQAMSVATESEIASHISRLGLYRNKAKFLKKCAQQLLDDFDGQVPQTREELESLSGVGRKTANVVMSVGFGIPAFAVDTHVERICKHHDIVKKSATPLEVEKRVMDILPPEQWLAAHQAMIYFGRAICHPKNPECDQYPQLYDFSNL, encoded by the coding sequence ATGGTCTTGTCAAAAAAACGAGCACGAAAGGTGCTAGAAGAAATCATTGCTCTTTTTCCAGATGCCAAGCCCAGTCTTGATTTCACTAATCATTTTGAACTCTTGGTTGCGGTCATGTTGTCAGCTCAGACAACGGATGCAGCGGTAAATAAGGCCACACCAGGTCTCTTTGCTGCCTTTCCAACGCCACAAGCCATGTCTGTTGCAACAGAAAGTGAAATTGCCTCACACATTTCTCGCCTAGGACTGTATCGAAATAAGGCTAAATTTCTAAAAAAATGTGCCCAACAGTTACTAGACGATTTCGATGGTCAAGTCCCTCAAACACGAGAGGAATTGGAGAGTTTGTCAGGTGTTGGTCGCAAGACAGCCAATGTTGTCATGAGTGTAGGCTTTGGGATTCCAGCCTTTGCAGTGGACACTCATGTTGAGCGTATCTGCAAGCATCATGATATTGTCAAGAAATCTGCTACACCGCTTGAGGTGGAAAAGAGGGTTATGGATATCTTGCCGCCTGAGCAGTGGTTAGCAGCTCATCAGGCTATGATTTATTTTGGAAGAGCCATTTGTCATCCTAAAAATCCAGAGTGTGACCAGTACCCACAATTATATGATTTTAGCAATTTGTAA
- the pyrR gene encoding bifunctional pyr operon transcriptional regulator/uracil phosphoribosyltransferase PyrR → MKTKEVVDELTVKRAITRITYEIIERNKDLNKIVLAGIKTRGVFIAHRIQERLEQLENLSVPVVELDTKPFRDDVKSGEDTSLISVDVTGREVILVDDVLYTGRTIRAAIDNIVGHGRPARVSLAVLVDRGHRELPIRPDYVGKNIPTSRSEEIIVEMAELDGKDRVLITEEA, encoded by the coding sequence ATGAAGACAAAAGAAGTTGTAGACGAATTGACCGTCAAACGAGCGATTACGCGTATTACTTATGAGATTATCGAGCGCAACAAAGATTTGAATAAAATCGTCTTAGCTGGTATTAAAACTCGTGGTGTCTTTATCGCCCACCGTATCCAAGAACGTTTGGAGCAACTAGAAAATCTTTCAGTTCCAGTTGTGGAATTGGATACCAAACCTTTCCGTGATGACGTTAAAAGCGGAGAAGATACTTCTTTGATTTCTGTTGATGTGACAGGCCGTGAAGTTATCTTGGTGGATGATGTGCTTTATACGGGTCGTACCATTCGCGCTGCTATTGATAATATTGTAGGTCATGGTCGTCCTGCGCGCGTGAGTTTAGCAGTTCTAGTCGATCGTGGACATAGAGAATTGCCAATCCGTCCAGATTACGTTGGAAAAAATATCCCAACCAGTCGTTCTGAAGAAATCATCGTAGAGATGGCAGAACTTGATGGCAAAGACAGAGTTCTGATTACTGAAGAAGCTTAG